Part of the Quercus lobata isolate SW786 chromosome 6, ValleyOak3.0 Primary Assembly, whole genome shotgun sequence genome, TGCCCGCAAAATGGCATAATCGCACCGCACCGCAAGTAATAGTgcaccgcaccgcaccgcaccACATCGCATGGTGCAATGTGgtttgcggttttataataagaaaatcacacaaaccgcaccgcaccctctttatatattaatatatttatttatttttaatattaaatatattattaatagtttaataactctagttttcaaaaaaaaaaaagtttaataatcctagcaagtgttgactagaaaagccaatccaaatttttttttttaaaaatagcttaataatttaaagtttggcccaaaaaaagggaaaaattagttttgggttAAGTAGGAAAaccctaaaatttgaaaaatatactgaCTTCAAACTGCATCTTATACTTAGTATCACACATGTGACCGTAAAAATAAGGTGCGGTAcggttatggttttggctaaacttTAAACCGGATTACACCGCACCGCACTGCACATATAACCACAAAAACAAGATGCGGTGCAGTTATGGTTTTAACTAAACCGCACCGCAAAGTGCGATGCTAAAAATGATCCAAAACCGCACTGCGAACACTCGTCTCCACATCCTAATCCCCCATTCCCATGCTCTAGAGCTATTAGAAGCTAATTATGGAAGCCTCCCTTTTGTGGGAATGTCTTGCTATTTTTAGAAGCTAATTATGGAAGCCTCTTCCTTTTGTAGGAATgtcttgctatttttttatggtaaatttTAATGTAAGTTTGCATATAGACGCTGTGTTTGTTTGTTAGGGGAAGAAAAAGTTCTGTACTTGTTCTAGTTCTATCCTTGTTGGTCTAATTATGTTGTTTCACTTGGTTTTGGCTGAAGTTCCATTTGTAACGTGTTGTTTGCTCCTATTGCAAGACTGGTTCCTTACTTTGTTTAAAATCTTGTCCTTTATTctcaaaaatagtaataataataataataatattactattattaatttattagatCTATTCTACTTCttcctcaaaaaagaaaaagaaaaaaaagatctatTCTACTTATTTTGGCTGCGGAAGTAACACGTGTAGAACCCGTGTGATGTTTCTTAGTTTTACATTTACATTGGACTTCTTTTTTATCACACCAGCTGTCACGCAAGAATGATCTATATAGTATACCAAGGAACCTTCGTGGAAAACACGTTATTTGTATGCCTTTATGTCTCGCAcggacacacacacactcatatataatatttatgcAAACCATAAGCGAAAGCAAAGAAAGTTGAACAGACTAAAATAAAGGCCAGGAAGTTCAAGAATTTCTGCTCTCAATATCTATCAGATTTGCACGCAAATGGGTTGGTCTGAATCACAACAAGGTTGCAAGAAGCACCCAGGTGAGAAGCAACTACCTGGGGTTTGTCCCTCTTGTCTAAGAGAAAGGTTGTCACAAATTCAAGGTCATTCAATAAACAAGAAAACATATGGTGGTGTTGCTGATTCTTATTCTTCATCACCATCTGTTGCTTCTTCTTCGACCTTTGTGTCTCCAGTTTATCGTCGACATCATCGTAGGCTTTCGGAAAGGACTGGGTCTATTTCTTTTACGGTGAGTGTTAGTCAAGGCTTGAAGAAGAGCAAATCAGTAGCTTTTGTTACGAGGAATCGAGCAGAGGAGGTTGCGGGTAGtttgaagaagaaaggagggttttggacGAAGCTGCTTAAGTCCACAGGGAAGAGGACCAAAGAGGCTTTCATGCAGCCAAGAATTGGAAGCCAAAGGTTGGAGTAATAGTGGGAGGGATTGTTCTAATTATAACAAATGCTTTAcgaaaataaatttgtatatagtttgtttttttgggttttggtttcgCTGTCTTTTAATGGAAgactactcttttttttttttcctctttcttaaACATGTTAGATTTTTGTAGAGATAGTTCAAACTTTTCAGATAATTGCTTTTTTATAGTCAAACCAATGCATTGGTTTTCGGTATAGATGTTTGGTTTAAGAGGGGGATTCAACCCTGTATCTATTAATTGTGTTAATTGAAACTCAAATATGCTGGTTAATTAGGCCCATATCAAAGCTGAATTTGATCAAATTTCTGGTTTGCACTAGGCCTGTAACAAGTGGAATTAAGAgatgcttctctctctctattttggatttttttttttttgaagttttccTGGTCGAAGTGATAGAGATTTGTGGGGTTCCTCGCAACGTGGTTTGGTTTGAACTCTAGTTCCATAATGTTGAATGTTgactttttagtattttaattcgCATTCGTGTAAAACATATGTAGAATTTtccttttcatatatatataaaggaaataTAAAATCTTTGACTTTCAAAAGCCGTGTTTGATCGTGTAACCTTCTTTCCTCCACGCAAGTACGCAACCTACTCCGCTCAATTGGTAACTATTTCGATTGGATGTTTTATCCCGCCGTCTCAGTCAGCAGCAGTGAAGAGTTATTGCAATCAAACAAAGTCATGCCTCGTGTGCATTTTTTAAGGGGTTTTAACTAAAGGTATCTATTAATTTTCGAGTATTTGAGTATCGGAAGCTactcatatcattttattttattttaattttttgctggATAATTGTTTATGTAGGGTCTCGAACCCTGAGTTGAAGGTTGCTAAAGAGACCGGATACCATTTGGGTCAATCAGCCCGatgataatttatttatgtttatatataaaaatatgatttttgataatttttatgttcaatgtataataaaaagctaaaagttaatGGTTTGTCCTGTTTTGGTTTCTTTATATCAAGCATGTCACATTGCACGTGCCAGTGTAGAAGAAACCAAAATAAGTACGCATATTCGAATTACTTgaatttcaaataattaaaaataaaatcatatttaaaatatatcttGTTTACTAGCTATATATTAGCTTGGGTTAAGTACTCTTATGTACTCTTATCTCCTTTAAACACATCAAGAGGTGCCGGgttttttcatcaaatttatccagatttttttgccatcaactCTTTCTTTTAGCCTAGGTACAACCATACTTTAACCAACTTTTAGCAAATAAgcaatcaacaaaaaaaattgcaaccaTACATTAACCGAATAAGTACTAAGTAATCAACAAAAAGTTACATCCACATGCAGAGGCTTCTCTTTTCTTAAAGGATGGCTGAAAAAACAGCAGCTGTACTGCAAATTCACCCAATTCAGAAACCAATTGCTATAAATATATCATCCTGAGAATTTTGAAAGGAATCAAGGACACAAAAAGTGTACTATCAAAATGTCATCTTTGATTTCTGAAAATTCAATCGTTACAATTTTCCAGTATTCCCCAGTAGGGGAAGTAAATGCACAAAGCTATATTACTGTTAcaattcaaattacaaaaatttccaaattcctactgttctttctttttacaCATCATGTTTATGAAACGTATCCTGCTCTCACTTTCCTATTATCTTCGAGTCCTTCAACTAGCACTAGCTGCAGATAAATGTATGTAGTTTTTAGTATAACAGTCCTCCCAGATTTCAGTTATATTGGAGGGATCCAACTGCCAAAAAAATCTGTAAGCACCACAGAATCAGCCAAATGCAGGACCTGTACATCTTCTAGGCAAGCTCTCCCAATTCTAAAACAATGACATTCATTTCTTCAGACAGATTATGGATATTATGTACTGGGGCCTGAATTCTTGACTTCAATCTCATGTTCGTCCTCATCACCAGAACTCCTATGGTCAGTAGACGGCCGTTTCAATCTCTGGAATA contains:
- the LOC115995225 gene encoding uncharacterized protein LOC115995225, yielding MGWSESQQGCKKHPGEKQLPGVCPSCLRERLSQIQGHSINKKTYGGVADSYSSSPSVASSSTFVSPVYRRHHRRLSERTGSISFTVSVSQGLKKSKSVAFVTRNRAEEVAGSLKKKGGFWTKLLKSTGKRTKEAFMQPRIGSQRLE